From the Candidatus Delongbacteria bacterium genome, the window TCGTGCAAGAGGACGGCGTGGACGGTTCGGCCCCCGTCGGACACGCGCGGCGTGTGGTCGGCCTCGCTGGCCACGTTGTTGCTCCTGAGAATGCGAGTCAGTTGCCGGGTCCCGAAGGGCCGGCTCGGGAACCACGCTCCGGAGGTCACCAGCATATCGCGAATGGCCTCGGAGAGCTTGGTGACATTGAATTTGTGCGGGTGCATGAGGAGTTCGAATTGCCGTCTGTCGTCGCCGAGCAGGATGTCGCGCAGCGCCGACAGGACCAGCACATGCTCGTTCTCCAGGCGCGCCCGTTTCTCCTGCAGTGAGGCCATCCGCTCCTGGGTGGCCAGGATCTGGTCTTCCACGTCCATGATCTGGCCGGCAGAGGACTCCGCGTCCACCAGACGGGCGAGGGTGATCGGAGGCAGCCAGATCTCGCGCTGCCGGCCCTTCAGCCCTTTGAACTGGCCCACAAGGTCTTCAGTGTAGATGCGATACAAGAGAGGAAAGACGGACAGATTCCAGCAGTGCAAGTGGTTGCGCAGGTCCTGGCACAACCGATCCAGCCGCGGGCCGCTTTGGATGGCGTCCTCGAGCTCCACTTTGTGATCCGGCGCCAAGCAGGGAATGACAATGCACCGGCTGCCCAAGACAGCGTCCAGCTCTTTGATGGAGGCCAGGCACTTGGGGCCGAACGTGGAGAAGCGCTCGGGCTGCAGGGTTTCCGGATTCGTGCGAATGACCATGCCATTCACGCGATAGGATTCGTTGAGGATCAGGCGCACGGCCTCCTCGGGCGTGTCGCGGCCCGGGTTGGCCAGGCGCTCGGCCTCGTCGATGAGCAGCGTGGGCCGGGTGGCGTGAGTCAGCCGAAAGAGGGCCGCGCCCGTGATGCTGCCAGTCTTCAGGGCGTTGAAGCACAGGCGCTCCATGAAGTCCATGGACAGCGACTTGCCGGAGGCGGCGTTGCCGTTGAAGTGCAAGAGACCCAGGGAGCCAAAGAGGGCGAAGACGTAGCTCAGCAGCACGTAGATGGCCACCACGAACAGACTGCCCGGATCGGGATACCACAAGAACTGCTGCAAGAGGGTCCTGATCCGGGCGAAGAGCTCGGCCGTGTTGGGCCGGCAGGCTGCCGGATTCGTGATGAACTGCTTAATGCTGAAGGGCGTGCCCTCTTCCAAACTCCAGCGCGGCATTCCCTCCATGGGAAAGCGCGCCAACTCTTTGTCGCCCACTTGGCGCTGGGCATAGAGCACGCGGCGCGCCGTAGGGCCGTCGGGTGTCCACTCCACCTCCACCAGCTGCTTGGTGGGGACCCAAAGCCCGTCCACGCGCTTGGACAAGTGGAAACCGATGTTGCCCCGGGGCGGGCCGTCGCTGGGGAAGACGAAATCCGTGGCGGCAATGCAAGGCCGTTGGGTGTGGTAGTCGTAGTCGTCTTCGCTGTCCTCGTCGGTGCGCGTGGCCCCTTCACCAGCCGCAGACCGGGCCGCGGCCTCCCGGCGTTCCCGCTCGGCCTGGCGCTCGCGGATGAGGCGCCGCAGGTCGCCCGGCGAGGTGATGATGCGCTTACCCAAGGCCGTCAGGTAGGCGCCCTGACGGGTCACAGGCAGGCGGCCGATGTCATCCAGGAGGGCGTCCAGGGCCATCTGGGCCTTGACGTCCAGCCGCTGGCCCTTGCTCGCATTCGGCACCCGGTCCAGCTGGTAGCCGATCAGGTCGGGTGCTTGGGCGGCCAGCACCCGGAAGTCCTCCGGCGTGCCGCCCGCCTGGGCCCAGTCGCTCACGTCCTTCTGCTCCGGCACATGGAGGATGGCCACTTCACCCGTGTCGCCCAACACGTCCTGGATGGCCCGGGCACTTCGCACTGCGCGACCACGGCCGGTGGTATCGTTGTCCCAGGCCAGCACGACGCGGGTACAACCGGCAAAGCGCTTGGCATGGGCCACCGCCTCAACGCCCAAGTTGGCCACGGCGGCGATGCCCCACTGCATGAGCGTCCAGCAATCGGGGATGCCCTCGGTCAGGATGATCTCCCGTCCACCCTTCAAGGCGTCCAGGTTGTAGAGGCCCGCCGGCTGGCCAGCCAGGTGCATGTACTTGCGCTTGTTAGTGGGATCCAGTGTCCGGAAGGTCATGCCCACCACGTGCTCGTGGTGGAGGACGGGAATGGAAATGCGCGCATCGCGGAAGCACGGCGCGAGATTCTCCAGAAATAGTCCCGCTCGAGCAGCGTCGTCGCGCGAGATCCCCTGTAGCTTGGGATCGCGGCCCAGGGACTTGGACAACGTGTCCAGGTCCATCCAGCCCAGGCGCTGGGAACGCAGCAGGTCCTCGCCAAAGCCCCGGCCCGTCAGGTATTCGCGCATGCGCCGCGCCTGCACGTGGTCACTCCAGAGCCGGTCCTGGGCCCAAGCCGTCACGGCCTCCAGCACCGCCTCTCGCTGCAGGCGCTCCTGGACCTCGGCTTTCTCCTTTTCCGTGGGCGGGCGATGGCGAATACCAGCCAAGTCCGCGCAGTACCGGATGGCTTCTGGAAAGGTCCGACCGGTCAGGGCTATGGCCAAGTCCGCCACGCTACCTCGGCACGGATCAAAGGGATGGCTCCAGCACACCCAGGTGTTGCGCTCGGCGTTCACCTCGAACGACGGGTTCTCGTCGTCGTGCCCTGGAATCGGGCAGCGGATCTTCTTGTGCGGCGTCACGCCGCCGGGCAAGAGGAGGCCGATAGGCACATCGCGCTTGACTTGGTCGATCAGCTCACCGAATGCACCCACTGGCCACCTCGCTTGCCCTGCACCGTCGATTACCCATTGCTAGTCTGGACTCTGGACTGCCGGCCCCCCCCGGGCCCTTAGGCCCCGGTCAGCAGGAAGTCCACGACATCCAGTGGTTCGTACATAACGCTACGCCCGACGGTCAGGTACCGGGGCACAGGCAGACCAGCCCAGCGCCGGTTGCGCAGGGTGCCGATGGTGCGCTTGAGGACGCGGGCCACTTCGACTTCGGTCAAGAGGGCAGGCAGGGCGCTGGACGTGTGGCCCAACTCCCGATGGACGGCGTCTAGCAGCCGGGAGCGGCGCTCGTCATCGGGCAGGTCCTGGAACGGCGTGCGGGTTTGGCAGACGGCAATCTGGCGTGCCGGGCGCTCGTGGATGCGGGGAGAAAGGGGAGGTGTCATGAAATCGACTCCGTATGGGTTGCTGGGACGATCCGCGTGATCCTGTCAACATGTGGCCAGAATGACGGGTCATGGAGACAATGGTCTTGTCATCGATGCCGACCCTTCCAGCCTCTTTTCCCTACGGTATCCCGCCCGTGAAGCACTTGCAATACCGCCCGCCCACTTTCTTTCATTCACTTACTTTGACTACCTAAGCTTCCCTATTTTGATTTACTCCTTTCACGATATTTTGATGACGAGTGTTTACCTATTTTTCACTCGTAACGAAATGGGAAGAATGCGGAGCTCTGCGGAATTCTGCGGAATTCTGCGGAGAATTCGTGAATCACAGAGAAGATTCAGTTTTCCCGATTTTGTGATATCGCCGCGCGATGCTGTGATGACCTCAACCGGAAACGAGGTCAGAAGAGGGACACTGAAGTCGAGGGTCGGCGTGGAATTTCATTCAGATATCGTCAACCCGGGAGATCAGTTGCGCTCGAGGAAGCTCCAGGGTGTGGCTGGTTTCTGCTTCCAGTCCTAAGGGGCGGGTTTCGTGTGGGATGTTCAATCCGCTGCCGAGGACCCACACGTTCTATGTAATCCGTGAGCACGGCTGGTCTCGCATGCAGCTATCAATGGATAGGCGAAGGGGCAATTGGGGATAACATGGTGAAGTGAGAATCTCGAGACGTGACCCAGGGGACGATCTACAGTCCTGAGGTCAGGAAGGAAGAAGGCCAGGAATCAGGCAGACTGGTTGGGAGGAATGGTTCGGAACGGAAGTCCTAGGGGTATGGTCGTCCAGAAGAGCAGCCGTTGGGAATCACTGTGTAGGAGTCTCTTGTCGCAATTCAGCCTTTGACGATGACCCTCTTGCGCCCGCGCCCTGTGAGCTCCAACGCGGATCTGGGCGCCAGTGCGCTCGGCCATGTTGTGGGCGTGGGAAATGACGCCGACGCGGCTGCCCTTGTTCCTGAGCCAAGCTTGGTGGGCCTGCCATTCATCAGCTTGTCTCAATCACTCTCTCCCCGCTGCGGCCGGTCTTTGACTTGCTGGCAAAGGACGACTGGTTCTGCAGCTTCCTTTAGCCTTCGATCTATGAGTCAGCGCGCTGAAAGCCGAGTGGCCACCCCTGCGATGTGGGTAAACAGCTCCTGGACGCTGCGCCGGGCCACGGAGCTGCGGCGCGGTGCCGCCACGTACAAGCCGCTGACCTTATGGTCCAATTGGGTGCCCGCCCAGATGACCACCAGGTCTGCCCAGGCCACATCGTCCCGGGCTTCCTTCAGGGAGCGCGTGGCTGTCCCGTCCACCAGACGGACGTCCAGCTCTCGTGGCAGGCTGCGCCGGATCTCCTCCCGGCTCTTGGGCGATCCGCCCAGGACGCACAGCTTGGTGATCCCAGCGTGTTGGCAAGCCGACCGCATGCGGTCACATGCCTGAGACAGTGCCTTGCCGCCGCAGATCTGGCAGGCCTCCGGTGTCAGGGCCGCTACCGCAACTCGGTTCCCCGCATCCAGGTGGGCCGTCCGCCGGCAGTCGCCGCGTCGGCATACCCGAATGAAGTCTTCCTCCAACCGAGTCGCCGCCGGGTCCAATTTGGTCAGTTGGATGCGCGGCTTGTCCAACCGGGTCAGGCCCGCCGCAGCCAGGGCTTGGTTCAATTCGTCATGGTGATTCGCATATCCCAGACGTATAAAGAAATCGCCCTTGGGTACATCGGTCTGCATGCAACAACCCTTCCTTCGTCGACAATAGCCGTTTCGTCCGGCGCGTATGGAGATGTATGAAACGAACGGGTCCGTCTCACGTAGTATAAAGTGGGAAGGCAAAGGCCTTTCCGAGTGTCAACGTGTGATGGGCCACTGTAATCCCTGGATCTTGCAGCCAGGCCAATGGGAGCGTTTTCCAAACAATGGGATCGGCCCTTTAAATTGGGCTGGCATGAGGTGTCAATCTCTTTTTCCGTTGGGCTTCGAACGCTTCAAGGTCGGGTGAGATAGAGTACGTAGACCCCGAGCACCTTCACGGCTTCATCTCCCGCGTGGCCAGGAGATCCTGGGTCCATTGGGTTGCTTGGCGGTCCAGCAGCGCCTGCAGCGCGGCCTCGCCGCCAAGCTCCTCCACCGCCTTGGCCCATGCGCGATACACGGCGGCCTGCCGCTCGTCTTCCTCGTGCGGGTCGTTGTGGCAGACGAGGAAAGTGTAGGTACGGCCCAGCTCCTTCAATTCCAAGTGGAGCGGGTGTTGCCGTAGCACCTCACACTTGAAACAGTGCACGGGATGTCCACAGCCGTAAATGTCGAGGATGGCCATCTCGGCGAACAGCAGCCAGTAGCGCCAGCGCATAATCTCGCCCGTTGCTCGGTTGAAGATGGGCGTGGCCGACAGCACGCGTATGCCGGCCGAGAAGTACACGATACTCTCCTGTTCCGCCACCCAGTTGACTCGCACCGTACAGCCCGGGTCCTCATGGAGCTGGTCCAAGTCGGCCTGGAAGGCCCGCTGATGCTCGACTCGGATGTCGTCTCCCATCCCTTCACCCTCACTGGGTTATCAATCCGCTGACCGTCCGGCAGGCTTGGGGATCCCATGCCTCTTGGACAGGGTCACCACATTGACCTTTGGACTTGGGCTGCCTATCACGAGACTGGAAAAGTGCTCCAACAGTGGCACAGCGCCCTGAAAAATGGTCTCGTTGGAACTGTGCTTCGCCATGTGCTTCCATGCCGGGCCATGTCCGAGAGACGGGTCTCCCACGTGAAGTCGTCCACCATCTTGCCGGTCTTGTCACTGACTTAGCGAATCACGTCGGCACGACGTAGCGGGTCCGGACTGAATCGCATGGACTTGTACTGAACGAGGTCGGCCCTCAGGAGGCGCTTGAGGACCAGTGCGGCGAGCGCGTCCACGTCCTTGAGGACTGGCTTCAGGCCTCTATCTGGGCCGACCGCCGACAGTCGCCTCGTCGGCATACCCGAATGAACTCTTTTGCCAGCCGAGCCGACACCGAGTCCATTTGACCCTACTAGATTCGTGGCATGTCCAAGCGGATCAAGCCACCCGCCGCAAGTGTTTCGTTCAGTTCGTCATGGTGATCCGCATATCCAAGACGCTAAAATGGATCGTCATTGGGTACATCGGGTTGCATGTGGACGTCCATCCCCTTATTCAGAGCGCGCCGACAAATGGAGTACACCTCCTCATCACCATAAAAATGAAAGGCACCACGCACCCGGGTTTCGCTCTCTACCACGCTCGCGGAGCATAATTCCATGGTAAACTCTTGACGAGGCAACGAATATTTTTCAAGGACGAAAGAATCTTGTTGCTTCTCCGTAGGTTGTTAGACATTCTACAGGCAGCAGGATCAACCCTCTGCTTGTCAACTTCATAGAGCTCTCAAGCCATACATGATTTATGCACAGACACCCAATGGCGAGAAATCTACCTCGAGAATTGAAGTCTCTCTGCATCCTCTCACTCCATTGCTCAGTGCAAAGGCCCCCGACTAATTGGAGTTATGCCATGTCTCACCTTAATCTGCGGTTTCGCTCAACAGCGAGTCGTATAAACATTTCACTATTTTTGTTGGCATTCTTATTCTTGCCAACATTTGCTCAAGAAACTGCTTTACCCTGCTTTAATGATATCGGATTCTCCCATCCGTTTGGTGGAACAGAATCAAATCAACGAATTGATAGCCTTCTTAACACGGCCAAATCTGTTGGGAAATGGCTTCGAGTTGAAATCCCATGGGCCGCAATACAGCCTGATACAAGCACGTTTGTTTGGATAAATGATCTGATTAATACTGATAATGTTATTACGAAACCATATCAGAAGGACCTTACACTGATAGTGGTCATCAATACAACCCCCTCTTGGGCAAGACCGGAAATATTCCAAAACAGTCTTCCCTATTGGGAAGACACTCTTAAATTTGCTGGCCCAGACTCTTCAGCAATTGGAGCTTTTGCGCATTTATGTGGACGTTTTGCCGCACGCTATGGAAGTTATGTTCATTATTATGAAATTTGGAACGAACCCAATGGCCTGGATTTCTATAGAAGGACAGATTCAACCGCCGATTACGCTCTTTTGCTGAAGGCTGCAGCAGATTCAATTCGCGCATCGGACCCAGATTCTGCATATATTATCACCGGTGGGCTGGTGCCAATTGCGCATACAAATGGCAATGGTGAATGGATCAGTTCGCATGATTGGGTAGACAGCCTTTATCATTATTCTTATCCTGACACGAGTCAACATTCTCGTGACTATTTTGACTTTTTAGGTTATCACCCTTATGCGCCTTATGATATATCTGCAGGTTTTGATACGAGTTTAAGCTGGGATCCGCTATACGATTATTGTGATACTCTTGGCAATCTTAATGATGACTCACATCACCCTGAAGCACTCTTTCTTTATACATATGACTTGCATGAACTTATGAGAGATCATTTTGATGGAGACAAGAAGATATTTGGAACTGAATTCGGTGGATTGCAATACTATCACCATATGTTTGAAGATAAGCAAGCAATGAGGATCAATCATTATATTAGCAAATGGAAAAGCTGGGACTTTGTCGGTCCACTACTTTATTTTAACGTGAGAGATTATCCATACGATACTACATGGGTTTGTGGGGCCTTTTCGGAAACTTGGAA encodes:
- a CDS encoding toprim domain-containing protein — translated: MGAFGELIDQVKRDVPIGLLLPGGVTPHKKIRCPIPGHDDENPSFEVNAERNTWVCWSHPFDPCRGSVADLAIALTGRTFPEAIRYCADLAGIRHRPPTEKEKAEVQERLQREAVLEAVTAWAQDRLWSDHVQARRMREYLTGRGFGEDLLRSQRLGWMDLDTLSKSLGRDPKLQGISRDDAARAGLFLENLAPCFRDARISIPVLHHEHVVGMTFRTLDPTNKRKYMHLAGQPAGLYNLDALKGGREIILTEGIPDCWTLMQWGIAAVANLGVEAVAHAKRFAGCTRVVLAWDNDTTGRGRAVRSARAIQDVLGDTGEVAILHVPEQKDVSDWAQAGGTPEDFRVLAAQAPDLIGYQLDRVPNASKGQRLDVKAQMALDALLDDIGRLPVTRQGAYLTALGKRIITSPGDLRRLIRERQAERERREAAARSAAGEGATRTDEDSEDDYDYHTQRPCIAATDFVFPSDGPPRGNIGFHLSKRVDGLWVPTKQLVEVEWTPDGPTARRVLYAQRQVGDKELARFPMEGMPRWSLEEGTPFSIKQFITNPAACRPNTAELFARIRTLLQQFLWYPDPGSLFVVAIYVLLSYVFALFGSLGLLHFNGNAASGKSLSMDFMERLCFNALKTGSITGAALFRLTHATRPTLLIDEAERLANPGRDTPEEAVRLILNESYRVNGMVIRTNPETLQPERFSTFGPKCLASIKELDAVLGSRCIVIPCLAPDHKVELEDAIQSGPRLDRLCQDLRNHLHCWNLSVFPLLYRIYTEDLVGQFKGLKGRQREIWLPPITLARLVDAESSAGQIMDVEDQILATQERMASLQEKRARLENEHVLVLSALRDILLGDDRRQFELLMHPHKFNVTKLSEAIRDMLVTSGAWFPSRPFGTRQLTRILRSNNVASEADHTPRVSDGGRTVHAVLLHDQRVEDALRRLVGGEEMELGFTGIASGIVTDGTAPVAQENAHDAGGDDDLPF